AGCTTTCAAACATAACTTATCTATTTACCCATATAAGGTAAATATTTCaactatgacttttttttttttttgtgacaaagtcttgttctgtcgcccagactggagttggagtacagtggcacaatcttggctcactgcaacctccacctcctgggttcaggagattcttgtgcctcaccctcccgagtagctgggactacagaccaggcacgtgccaccatgcccagctaacttttgtatttttagtagagatagggtttcgccacgttggccagaatggtctttaactcctggcctcaagtgatccacctgccttggcctcccaaagtgttgggattacaggcatgagccactgtgcccagcctcaactaTGAGTATTTTACTTTTGTATAGCTGTTGCCAGTTGTTTTAGGAATAAGTAAGAGTTTCAGTATTAATGGGTATCTAAGCCTTCATCTACTTCCAAATAGACATAGTTAACAAGTGCAGCATTTAGAAAAAATGTATGAAGAGATTCAatgcagataaaatattttacctaCATTGGAAGAATGCAGCAGCACAAACAGAAATCATAGCTAACAATTCtcaccaaaacaaaacacctggGGGTTTCAAAAACATTCTAAATAGGATTCTAAATAGGATCAGAGCCTAAAACCCCCAATAATTTCTGCTCAGTTAACACTGACTTCTCaccaaaaggatgaaaaaaaaggTCTTTAAGAGGGGCAATATCTAGACTCCCCGGTACCATATTACCACCATGAAGCTATGGCTTTTTACACAGatgacaaagacagaaaaaaatatatatatacattgttctagaattttattttattgggatgcttacattaatatataatttttgcatattcaaatataaatatgtagCAACTTAAGTTTCAAAAACTCTTGACAAATCAAAAGACTATGTTGTGGCAAATATGCAGAAGTTCACCAAAATATTGTTAATTCTGCCTCTTACTTTTCAAAACTGCATAGTTCCCCATTCCCATTGCTActccctgggttcaggccatCATCTTATACCTGGATCACAGCAGTAGTTGCCTCTCCCTACTGACAGTGATCATTCTAAAGCTCAAATGTGATCACATCATATCCCctctatttaaaatgttatcagtGGCTTACAAGCTCTTTATGTTCTGGACTTTACCTCTCTAACGTCTTCTCAGACCACCCACCTTCCAAGCCCCAAGTTTTTACCACAGGGATTTGTTACTTTTACGTGCTCACCtcccccctttaaaaaaaatttactaagcTCTTACACTACATGTAAAGAACTGTTACAAGCTTTACTAACACTTATCATTTGAATCCTCACAACCCAATAATGTACTGCCcctatcttacagatgaggacaaCAGAGTTAAACAGCTTCTCCAAGGTCATAATGCTCATTAATAACGAAGAATTCAAGATCAGATCAACATCATACCGCCTTGTAGCTTTGTACTTGGCTATCTCTTATTCTTTTCAAATCTCAGTTTAGATGTCATTTTCTCAAAGAAATCTGCCCTAATAACAAAAGTGGAGGCTGAGTACCTCGTTTCCTTACAGTACCTGTTATAGCTCCTTTGTAATGTTTACACTCTTACTATTAAAGCACTTCATTAATGATGAGTTTTCTTCTCTAAATATAAACTCAGTTGGGGCAAGGCCCGAGGTGGTCTCCTGTGGTATAGCCCCAGTACCTGGCTTATAAAATATGCTGGGAAGATGTTCATTGTACATAGTTATCTtcttaatatttactgaatgcctaaaTGGGAATCAAAATTATCTTCACTTTACTTAGGCACACTTACACAATGTTGACCCTTTGTTGCTATCTCCAAAACAACAGTAAAACAGTATTACAACTTTCTTATGCATAGATTCTCTTTGCAGACTACTTCAAGTATCCAAATGGGGAAGATTGCACCTAAAATGGAAAAGTCAAAGTCACTTACTTTGACATGGGTTTGTTGCCACtgtcttcctttgccttccttccttcttctacaGGCTTGAGGTTCAACAGTGGAGTCACTTCAGCATTGCCATAACCAGCAAAGGTGATTGCAGCGGtgccattttcttcatctatctcCTCAATCTCCGCTTCATAACACCTGTAAAGATATCATGGCTGTAAGCAGGTGAGTAAAGGTTTAGTACTCAGCCTACAAGACTTATACTGTAGTGATAAAATTATTACATGTGTCTATAATGAAACTTCTATAATCAAATGGTTGTTTCAGCAAAGAGAATACAAAAGAGTGGTTGAAGTTAGTTATCTGCTATCAAAAAAGGACATCCTAATCATAATATTGCTGGGAAAGTCTCTTACATGTACCTACTCAACGTGCTTTAATGTCTTTGAGAATAgaggtttcttttcttctcttttttgagacagagtctcactgtcgcccaggctggagtgcagtagtgcaatctcggctcacttcaacctccgcctcccaggttcaaacaattctcatgcctctatctcccaagtagttgagattacaggcacacgccaccacacttgactgatttttgtatttttagtagagatggggtttcaccatgttggtcaggctgctctccaactcctgacctcaagcgatctgcccgcctcagccgcccaaagtgctgagattacaggcatgagccaccacacccagcaaaaagatatttcttatagGAATGATGTTAGTGTATGCTCTTCACAGAATTCTCAGAAAAACCAACCATTCACTCAATTTtcaatttgagaaaataatttagattattttagaaaacacCCATTCATtgtcctgtttttctttcctctagaATCCCAGCCATTCTTCTCCCCGAAACTTAATCTAAAGCTAAAACTAAACTGTATTAATGGCAACCACCAAGAATCAAATTGGCTCTATAAATCATACTGCCTAGTAGAAGTCAAGATTAAAATAGGGTAGTTAAAACTGAATAAAAACTTCTTAccattgatttttattatttcatgttatagttagagttttttttttctacacttACTGTCCATCTTCACTCCAGATTGCCATACACTTGTCTCCTACTTTCCATGAATGAGTAGGTTGAGTGGAAGCAAAACTGTCTGAACTTGCAAGAGTCTCAGAAGGTTGAGTTGACAGAAGGTCTTTGGTTAGTTCTATAActtcctaaaaaagaaaaacaaaaactacaacattatttttataattctcattgcCAACTTTGTTTCTGATGACAGCTTTCATACTGTACATTAAGTACTCTACATATATTTCATTTGCAGTTCGTAACACTTTTAAACAAGTACTGTGATTATCCCCATGTAGAAACTGATACAGTATTTTCTACGAGTTAAGTGGTAGAGCTGTGACTTAAGCCCATATAGTTGCCTTTCAACTTAACCACAAATACTAATGAAAATATAAGACTTGAGCTTATACCATGCATTATTTCTAAGTGCCTATTTTAGCTGAATAGATCTCTCTAAAGATGAGAAAGTATGAGGGACTGAATTAGATACTCTTATTGTAACATATATTTAATGCAACTGTACTGTTTTATAGGGCATTACTCAGCAGTATTAACTGCCAAGCAATCCCAAAACACTTTAAGCAGCTTTATTAGTAACAAAAATGTTCCTACTTATACGTATCTCGACTAAAATACTACAGGCAATGTAAAAGAAACCAGTGGTCTTCCTATTCAATTATTGTAAAACTCACCCCATCTAGGTAAGCAAATTACCAggttagattttaaatgttccatACCTTAATGTTAAGCACATTAGCACAGCTTCAtttaaaaggggggaaaaaaaaggtaacACACACAGGCAATGCCTTTCTGtgtggcaaatatttttttctaattcaggcTTACATTTACTGGCTTCATTCAAAGATGTTTGGTGTAGGGATGGCTAAAAAATTGAGAATAGTACAAGCTGACAGATTCTGCTACCTGTCTACTATATTTTTACTCTAATGAAGATCCACACTATGCATCTTATCTGATCTAAGAACTTGCATAGCTGTTCACCCACTGTTGCATTTAAAACATCATACTGTGTGTTTGGggagaaaaattaacaaagttaAACTATGTACTGAGTTTCTTCTAGTTCCCACTGAGGTTTCATAATAGTAATTTTGATTCCAGTAGCCAAGAAAGTTAAATATTACCTCTCTCCTAAAGATTCTAAATCTTTCTGGCTATTTCCGAAAAAACTAATATTTGAGTCTTAAATCTCTTGAAGAAAGGttagttttataaataaataaatagaacgcTTAGGTTTGAGTTAAAAATTTAGTAGGAATAATATCTCTAAGTTTTATTAGTTGCCAACTAGCCATTAATTAGATCTTTTTAATTAGATAGTCCTTTGCAAATAAAGCAAAGAACCTTCCAAATAACTAGATCAAGTAGTACACAAAAGAAGAGTAAATTATCTGGTCTTATTTTTAACCACTTTTAGGGGTAGGAATGTAATCCGATAAGCCTGACTCAAGAGCCCACACAAATCTCTATCATTAATACTTCCAGATCCACCTAGGGATCATTTAACTTAAGCACAGACATGAATTCTGCACTTGTAGGTTTCAGATTTAGAACTCTATTTCTTTTAGGACAGaactattttccaaatatattttgttaaagaaatatatttcatcaaAGAAAAGGGTCCTGAAAAGCTGTGCATATTAGTGAATTCAGAGGCCTGTGCTGAAATGACCCTTTTTAGAAAAAATCCAGAGCATTTACTCCTAATGTCCTTTAACTTTGCCATGGTTTTACATAACCCTCCCAACAAACTATGAAGAACCTTCTAAATTTCTATTCTTCACATGTGTGTATGGACCAAAgtattagaaaaactattttatgtATGAGGGGGTTCTTGAAGGTACATACCATTAATTACTTTTCCTCCCTCAAGTCTGAGTTCTGAAACTGCTCCTTCATCGACAGATGGGCAGCAGTTACAGTAATCGGCAATTCCAGGAAGCATCAGGTGTTGTGATCTACATATCAGCAGGTCAAATGGGGTGCACTCAAGCACTCTGCTTACTGAAGGAAGGCGTTTCGGGGATGCAGAGAGCCACTGTAATATATGAGACAAGTGACTTGACCCCTGCCTCCTTTAGAACCAGCTTATTCAGCAAAACAGCCTAATAAATTGACTATCTGTGATTATCATAGACTGCCCGGGGAGCTAGTCAGCTAGCTAGCCTGGATTTTATCACACCcacttttttaagtgaaaaaaggcaGGCAGGACTTTAGTAGATTATTTTGCTGCCTGCTGAATAACTTTAGTCTCTATGAAAGACAGTACATGAAAGAGATAAACATGGAAACCTTACTGGCAAAATGAAGTCAttgaaaagatgcagaaaaagcattttgtcATAAATCAAAGGGCAAACAAATTAATAACCAGGATAAGGATCTAATTCTATAGAGGAACACAAGAAATTAGAAACCATATGATggtcaaaaaatattaatatgaggAAGCCACAAAATCAGTCTGAACAGACTTCTCACCAAATATAACAGGCTGAATTAAATACCCATAGCACGAGATACATCCCagaaggcagagaaggaaaaaagaggggAATGAGGGGGGGAACCCCACAGCAAAATAGAAGCTATTAAGTGTAGTCTCAATGGAGACAACAATTACTGGGTGGAAGCATATAGCCAAATACTTTTCAGAGTATTACTTCATCTTAAAAGATCGTTTCCATTTTTGAGTAGTTTTCAATTCAAAACAGACCTTATCTAGTGACCAAAATGAAATTTCTAATGATagaataaaatgggaagaaaCTCTGATCAAGACTGGTCAGGAAAAACATTCTGTTATTACTATCTGAAGTATTAGAACTTGCACTTCTAAATCCTTGCCATCCAATATGGTAGTCACGTGTGGCTAATTAAGTTATATTAAAAACTCAGCTCCTAAGTAAACCTAGCTGTATTTCAAATATCCAACcaaatgtggctagtggctatggTACCGAATAGCAGATATAGAAcattccatcatcacagaaagttctactggacagTGCTGTTTTAAATGGTTATAGAAAAGAGGATACTTTACAGAAAAATGATTTCCAGGTCATTATTTACTGAACCCCCGCAGGCAAGCCTTTTAGGGGCTTACTACAATGTTTATCACAATGGTTTCCCCCTACAGTACTTTCCACTACGATGACCATGACATGGTAAGGCAGTTCTGCTCAAACCCTAATGATGAATTACtctagaaatattaaaaagaccTGATGATAACGCTATTTCTAACTCCACCCCCAACTTCCCCAACCCAACCAGTTCAACAAATACCCCTCCTCCCACTGCTCAAGAAGCAATATACAAAACATTGGCAcccagtgttttcttttcctaaaaaAGGACTGCTTAAGTTGGTAAAGGTAGTCGAGGCATCTCTCTTTGGGGCAAACAGAAAGCACTTTACAGAGTGTAAGAAAATAAGAGGTCAGTGTGCCTCTGTTGCCTCATCTTCAATGTATACTCACAACATGTGAGCAAATCAAATGGACAGGTGGCAAAACACTGGGTTATTTTTCACTTAAGGGCCTGGGAGTGGGAGAAATTGCTCCCAAAACATCTTTTTCATATTGACCGGCACCCTGAAGCCCAAAGGCCTAGCTTCTACGTATCGAAGAAGTAGAAGGTCTTGTTCATATTGAAATTATCCCAGatagtttgtgtgtgtttaaaaataacataCTACTGCAATTTTATTCTAAATCTAGAACTTGAAAGTATTCAACTCATCTTAATTACACCCAGATAAGCAGTTCCAGAATCCCAAATCTGGAACCTATTTCAGTTAAGTTTGTTTGCAGTTCTGATATCCCTAAAATCGTAATAGTTTTAACGGGCAGTGGGATAATAAAGGGAGGGAATGAATTTTTAGACCGGATACAGATTTGAGTTTAGTACTCAATCGGTAAAGCAATCTCTAATCAAAACACccttgaaactttttaaaaatcaggttcaGAATTTAAAGGAAGCtcttaaaaatcatatatatttgcaaattatatatggCATTTTTCTAATCAGTCTGGTGTCCTGAGAAACAAAAGGTATTTACTATGATGGCTCTGTTTGTCTTGAAATCCCAgtgcaggtttttaaaaaaaggtttcattATCTACTAAACTCCCCCATGACAAAGATCTCCTTTTCACCACATAGTTCAATTTCCACAAGTGTCAACAACTTTACTCTAAAACCTAGCCTTAAGTCTGAACATCTATGTAACAATTATACAGAGCACTTGTCTCTCTTTAGGCATTTTTGTGGTTTGTTTTCCATACAACATGTAACCCACtagttttgggggaaaaaaaaaggcacgcATTTTCAAAGAATCTTGTGGTATTAAAAAGAATCTTAAGgttctatttttctccttcaatCTTTGCTACTTTTTGAACTAAATTTCATTTGCCAGGTCTTAAAAACTAAAAGCGTTTTTCATTGTGAAGTTACATGTACCTCTCGTCTTGAAAATTTGACAGACTTGGAAATTTCTATcaactttagtttttaaaaattatgtaagcaCACAAGATTTATATAACAAAGAACAATATTTCATTCACTCTGATGTACAGAAACCTGAGAACTGGGGAAGCAATCCTACTTCTACAAGCCACAGTACCTACagaatttacatatatacatagggTGGGGTGTAACCCCTCAAAAGGCGCTTTGGGTACTTAGGGATTCAAGcaataatttgaaaaacagaaaaactacaaTTGTCTACCCATACTTACTTGTAAATCTTTCTTCAATTTTAGCAAAtcttcattttctccatttccaGATAATGCAGCTTCAACTTGCTGGAGCTGAGCTTTGTAGCTTGCCAGCTGCTTTGCTAAATCCTCTGACATCTGGGGAAAATGAAAAGGGTTAGACCATGAAAACTAAACCAAAAATCAAGGCATAAAAAACTAACTTCCCTGTCTGCCTGAATTACCAGTTTTTGCCTCCAACTCCTTTTAACACTGCAGCCTAATTTACCACCATTACCTTTACTCTCAGTTTAGACTTCAGCTAAACTACAAACTTAAAGGCAACAGATTCTGAGGATTAAAAACTTGAGATACATTCCATACTTTAAAAAAGCATACAgatacaaagaaatttctaattttcttttaactCCTATCCACAGGGTAGGTGCTGAATTCGGCTCAATAatcagttatctttttaaaaagcactacTCTGTTGGAAAAGTCGAAACTTTCAAAAACCAtccaaatacttatttttaagcaCTAAAGTACGCTTCCAAAGCCAAACAAGTGCGTTTTTAAATTAACTACACAAACTACAATCTTTACTTGAACTATTCAATTAAGAGTGTATTTAAAAGTGCCTCTCCAGAACAAAAATCTTTCGCCCAGTCGCTTAAATATTTATCGGTgcattatcttcagcaaaaagAACAGCACAGGTACACTCCCATTTAGGCATTCTAAGGAATGTGCCTTTCGCCAAATCCAGCTCACTCATTTTCCTGAAAATAAGATACCAATTAACCCTTTTTGATGGTTTATAAGCAAATGTACGACGTTTCCGAGGACCCTTCTCTTTCGTAAAATTCCCGTCCAACCAAAGGCTGGGAGCCTGGAAAGGCCCCCTAAGAGTTACAGCGACCCAGGCTGCTCTCCTCCCCGCCACACAGCACCTCAAAGCCCGCCACAACTCGATCATTCGGACCTGGAAATCCACACGCCAGCTCCAGGACCACCGCCGGAGCCCCCCGCCGCGCTCCAACAGGCAAGCTCCACAGGGAGCCGCGCGGCGCCCAGCCCCACCCGACCCAGTACCCTGCGGGCCGTGTTTGCCGCCGCCGCATGGAGGCCAGCGCCAGCCGGGCCGCCGAGGCTCAGCTCTGGCTGAGAAACGGCCGTGGCTCCGGGCTCCAGGGCCAGCGCCTGGGCGTCTCCGGCGAGGCGGGCTCCTCGGCCTTGAGCCTCCGCTTCACCTCGGGAGGGACCCGGGCCCGGCCAGGCCTCACTCTCTCCCTCAGGGGGGTTGTTACCTTGtgtggggctgggggcggggcggcGGGAAGGGGTCGGGGCAAATGAGCCCAGTGGTAgtggcggcggcagcagcagcagtagcagtagCAGGAAAATCACCGCGACGACAGCAAGGCGACTCGGTCTGTAAAGGAAAAACTCGGTCAGCGGCgagggggaggaaaggaaagcCGGGGACTGGAAGGAGGAAAAGACAGAGACGGTGAAGTCTCGCGAGAAATACAAACTCTCGCGCGAGGTCGCTCGACTCACGTGACTCCGCGGGCCCTCTAGCCTGTCCCTGGCTGTTAGGGACGCGAAGTAGGCGGGGCCTAGGAAGGAAATGGCGTAGCTGGGCTTCGCCAGGCGCGGAATGTAGGTTATCTTCCTGGAGTTCCGGCTAGGAATTTTTGGAAATGCGAATTCTcaagccccaccccagacctcctgAATGCAGAGACTCTTGTTTTAATAAGCCCACCAGATGATACCAATGTCCGCTGACGTTTGAGAACCCACTGCTTTtcgggggcggtggtggtgggtggaggggggatgTTGGTGGGGGCTCTCCTtacgttgccctggctggtctccaactcctgggctcaagctgtcctcccgcATCGGcgtcccaaaatgctaggattacaggcgtgagccaccgcacccagcctgagaaCCACTTCTTTATATGATACAAGCCTTAGTAGCAACAGAAAGCTAATTAAATCGTGACAGAAATAACCTATTGGAGAGGAGattgatttctttaaaatctattttgctaAAACCTACTTGGTTTTAATTTAGTTGGGTTAATCTCGCCTGATAGGGAACAACGTCTAAGTTAGTCTAGAATGGTAAAGAGTGGTAGGAATACTGACATTTGTGTTCGAAAAGAACTGCCCCTTGTGTATGTTTGTAATAATACATATGCTTTCTGGACGGATACACAAACCTGCTCAGAGGTTTGGAGTGGAAGCCAAATGTTTTATTGATTACCCTCTTTGCTGTttaccctttttccttttcttctttttttttttaaccatatgtatataattttatttcaattaaaaaagcaATAAAGGCCTGAGACACAAAGTTTTATATAGATGCCAGGAAGCAACCTTTCCTGGGAGGTTGGGAGTTTGTTGCTGGATCCATAAAAAGGCCCACTTCtcgcggatcacctgaggtcaggagttcgagaccagcctaaccacatggagaaaccccgtttctactaaaaatacaaaaaaaaaaaaaaaaaaaatgctgggcatgt
This genomic stretch from Pongo pygmaeus isolate AG05252 chromosome 8, NHGRI_mPonPyg2-v2.0_pri, whole genome shotgun sequence harbors:
- the SMNDC1 gene encoding survival of motor neuron-related-splicing factor 30 isoform X2 — translated: MEVIELTKDLLSTQPSETLASSDSFASTQPTHSWKVGDKCMAIWSEDGQCYEAEIEEIDEENGTAAITFAGYGNAEVTPLLNLKPVEEGRKAKEDSGNKPMSKKEMIAQQREYKKKKALKKAQRIKELEQEREDQKVKWQQFNNRAYSKNKKGQVKRSIFASPESVTGKVGVGTCGIADKPMTQYQDTSKYNVRHLMPQ
- the SMNDC1 gene encoding survival of motor neuron-related-splicing factor 30 isoform X1; the protein is MSEDLAKQLASYKAQLQQVEAALSGNGENEDLLKLKKDLQEVIELTKDLLSTQPSETLASSDSFASTQPTHSWKVGDKCMAIWSEDGQCYEAEIEEIDEENGTAAITFAGYGNAEVTPLLNLKPVEEGRKAKEDSGNKPMSKKEMIAQQREYKKKKALKKAQRIKELEQEREDQKVKWQQFNNRAYSKNKKGQVKRSIFASPESVTGKVGVGTCGIADKPMTQYQDTSKYNVRHLMPQ